A region from the Aegilops tauschii subsp. strangulata cultivar AL8/78 chromosome 5, Aet v6.0, whole genome shotgun sequence genome encodes:
- the LOC109775373 gene encoding putative leucine-rich repeat receptor-like protein kinase At2g19210 has protein sequence MEQPTPRTTAVVPWLLLLCLVCRAPQARAQPDHNDFISIDCGLPGETGYRDNTTSLYYTTDAGFIDTNAGINHNISAQYINPSIPTSLHSVRSFPSGERNCYTLGSLVSGFKYLIRGQFLYGNYDGFNRLPIFDLYIGVNFWTTVNISSSDAAVYAEAIMVVPEDSVQVCLKNTDRGVPFISGLDLRPLTIKLYPLANETQALVLLHRFNFGPTDETIIRYPYDPYDRIWFPFVDMTDWAEIKTGEKVKIDDELFQPPEAVMQTAVTPQLVSKNIEFTLDLQSFPSDLGYIHMLYFCELEHLPTNALREYNFYRNDVLRHSNYTPPYLVNDCIYSSEPFQVDQYKVSLNATTMSTLPPIINAIELFAVIPTTIQGTDTQDVSAITAIKEIYQVHKNWMGDPCIPKALCWDGLTCSYDVSKPPKIRNVNMSFNGLHGGISPNFANLKDVQYLDLSNNNLTGSIPDTLSRIQSLIFLDLSNNNLNGSIPYGLIKKIQDGSLDLRYVNNPDLCTNGNSCQLAEGRTKLAIYIAVSVVVIVVLVLVAVLCFCFQRKRKQGSINYSVKLTSDGDGNSSLRLENRRFTYMELETITNNFERVLGQGGFGHVFHGSLEDGTQVAVKLRSHSSNQGVKQFLAEAQVLTRIHHKNLVSMIGYCKDGVHMALVYEYMPQGTLQEHIAREDNKGRGLPWRQRLRVALESAQGLEYLHKGCSPPIIHRDVKTANILLNARLEAKIADFGLSKAFTCDDNTHVSTNTFVGTHGYVDPEYQRTMHPSTKSDVYSFGVVLLELVTGKPAILRKPRPINIINWARQLLARGDIEGIVDARMQGDHDINAVWKTTNIALMCTEQAPAQRPSMTEVVMQLQECLDLEEGNGGSGMNPHMGYNATINQSISVSQNNTMFETAYNYTTGPPMDSSPASTR, from the exons ATGGAGCAACCAACGCCGAGAACAACGGCAGTCGTGCCATGGTTGCTGCTGCTCTGCCTCGTCTGCAGGGCACCGCAAGCTCGTGCCCAGCCCGACCACAATG ATTTCATAAGCATAGACTGCGGTCTTCCAGGGGAGACAGGCTACAGGGATAACACCACCTCGTTGTACTACACGACGGACGCTGGCTTCATCGACACTAATGCCGGCATAAACCACAACATCTCCGCTCAGTACATCAACCCGTCGATTCCCACGAGCTTGCACAGCGTGCGCAGCTTCCCCAGCGGCGAGCGCAACTGCTACACTCTGGGCTCACTCGTGTCCGGGTTCAAGTACCTCATCCGGGGCCAGTTCTTGTACGGCAACTACGATGGCTTCAACAGGCTACCCATCTTCGACCTCTACATCGGCGTTAACTTCTGGACGACGGTGAACATCTCATCATCCGACGCAGCGGTGTATGCGGAGGCCATCATGGTCGTGCCGGAAGATTCCGTGCAGGTTTGCCTCAAGAACACCGACCGCGGGGTGCCGTTCATCTCTGGGCTGGATCTAAGGCCGCTGACGATCAAGCTCTACCCACTGGCCAACGAGACACAGGCCCTCGTTCTGCTTCACAGGTTTAACTTCGGACCCACTGATGAAACAATTATCAG GTACCCTTATGATCCATATGACCGGATATGGTTCCCTTTTGTCGACATGACAGACTGGGCTGAGATAAAAACTGGGGAAAAGGTGAAAATTGATGACGAGCTCTTCCAGCCGCCCGAGGCAGTGATGCAGACGGCCGTCACGCCGCAGCTCGTCTCCAAGAACATAGAGTTTACCTTGGACCTCCAGAGTTTCCCTAGTGACCTGGGGTACATCCATATGTTGTACTTCTGTGAACTGGAACATCTTCCAACAAATGCACTACGGGAGTACAACTTCTACCGGAATGACGTGCTGAGGCACTCAAATTACACTCCGCCATACCTTGTGAACGATTGCATCTACTCATCCGAGCCCTTTCAAGTCGACCAGTACAAGGTCTCCCTCAACGCCACCACTATGTCGACGCTGCCGCCCATCATAAACGCCATTGAGCTATTCGCCGTGATCCCAACTACCATCCAGGGCACCGACACACAGGACG TATCTGCCATCACCGCAATCAAGGAGATATACCAGGTGCACAAGAACTGGATGGGTGACCCGTGCATTCCCAAGGCTCTGTGCTGGGATGGGTTGACCTGCAGCTACGACGTTTCCAAACCTCCAAAAATTAGAAACGT AAACATGTCCTTCAATGGGCTGCATGGTGGTATATCGCCAAATTTCGCAAATCTAAAGGACGTCCAATACTT GGATCTCTCAAACAATAATTTAACAGGATCAATTCCAGACACCCTTTCACGAATACAATCATTAATATTTTT AGATCTCTCAAACAACAATCTGAATGGATCCATTCCTTATGGACTTATCAAAAAAATTCAGGATGGGTCCTTGGATTTGAG ATATGTCAACAATCCCGATCTCTGTACTAATGGCAACTCATGTCAGCTTGCTGAAGGGCGCACCAAACTAGCCATCTACATAGCTGTTTCTGTAGTTGTGATTGTGGTGTTAGTATTAGTGGCAGTACTATGCTTTTGCTTCCAAAGAAAAAGAAAGCAAG GATCAATCAATTATTCTGTAAAGCTGACAAGTGATGGCGATGGGAATAGTTCGCTTCGACTTGAGAACCGTCGGTTCACGTACATGGAACTGGAGACAATAACGAACAACTTCGAGCGAGTGCTTGGCCAAGGAGGGTTCGGGCATGTCTTCCACGGCTCCCTGGAAGATGGCACTCAGGTGGCAGTAAAGTTGAGGTCTCATTCTTCAAATCAAGGTGTCAAACAATTCCTCGCAGAG GCTCAAGTTTTAACACGGATTCATCACAAGAATCTTGTGTCCATGATTGGTTACTGCAAGGATGGGGTGCACATGGCACTTGTCTATGAGTACATGCCTCAAGGAACCCTACAAGAGCACATTGCAA GGGAAGACAACAAAGGGCGAGGTTTACCATGGAGGCAAAGACTCCGAGTCGCACTTGAATCGGCACAAG GTCTGGAGTACCTACATAAGGGGTGCAGCCCACCTATAATTCACAGGGATGTCAAAACCGCCAACATCTTGTTAAACGCAAGGCTAGAGGCCAAGATTGCCGATTTTGGTTTGTCCAAGGCTTTCACCTGCGACGATAACACCCACGTATCCACCAACACGTTTGTCGGCACACACGGATATGTAGATCCAGA GTATCAGAGAACAATGCATCCATCGACCAAGAGCGACGTGTATAGCTTTGGTGTCGTGCTACTAGAGCTAGTCACAGGAAAGCCAGCCATCCTACGCAAACCCAGGCCCATCAACATCATCAACTGGGCACGACAACTACTTGCACGGGGCGACATTGAAGGCATAGTGGATGCGCGTATGCAAGGTGATCATGACATCAATGCCGTTTGGAAGACTACAAACATTGCACTCATGTGCACTGAGCAAGCTCCCGCGCAGAGGCCCTCCATGACTGAGGTGGTGATGCAGCTACAGGAGTGCCTCGATCTCGAGGAAGGCAACGGCGGTAGTGGCATGAACCCACACATGGGTTACAATGCTACCATTAACCAGTCCATTAGTGTGAGCCAGAACAACACTATGTTTGAGACAGCGTATAATTATACGACAGGGCCACCAATGGACAGCAGTCCCGCGTCCACCCGATGA